A single genomic interval of Argopecten irradians isolate NY chromosome 8, Ai_NY, whole genome shotgun sequence harbors:
- the LOC138330051 gene encoding LOW QUALITY PROTEIN: soluble guanylate cyclase gcy-31-like (The sequence of the model RefSeq protein was modified relative to this genomic sequence to represent the inferred CDS: deleted 2 bases in 1 codon), giving the protein MYGLLLEAIVDYIVDHYGEETWEHIRKTANLQQTTFATHRIYSENIIETLARAAAEITGEDFDELMDAFGVSFVGFVGQYGYDKVLKVLGRNMRDFLSGLDNLHEYLRFSYPKLKPPSFFVENETQSGLTLHYRSKRKGFVNYVQGQIRQVGRLFYNTKITINVTSESCIGDLTHVVMRLTFDNTAYIKMFRNIDHITESLPLRSDVFFELFPFHIVFNRQLFVKSIGVSLMAVMPYIKGKLLKENFQLIRPLVELTWDSIMAHTNNVFEISSEGGTMNRGENKNIVKRKDCDDHTLRLKGQMVFMPEWDCIIFMGTPVMENLEAMDRAGLYINDLSMHDSSRDLVLAGTQQSAELKLALDQEQQKSKILEESMQKLDEEMKRTDSLLYQMIPKPVADRLRSGEESISTCEVFDCLTIVFSDVVGFTAICSQISPMDVVSMLNAMYTKFDNLSELHKVYKVETIGDAYMGVAGAPNVTKFHAASICNMALGMLVTMSDLINPTSGESMKIRVGIHSGMAVAGVVGVKMPRYCLFGDTVNTASRMETNSEANKIHISETTANEISSMPYKVEERGSVEVKGKGRMKTYWLLGTTGEVIIPESETPPPDIGRPASLKSHSHLNRATYSPVSVDDSLKSGISPPPSRSPTPVRRSRKNPNDLNSTNNNTSKMKHLEVKEIDKEQKSKSVDVIKQDSTNQSVTSNKTEKSDVKETSKLTKMASVSKENSKNESKANGKEKQNSVPKGNISAAPVNNGPNIVKKNDDKELSRVDKTVATEKVVVKNAADDMPEKKETSQKPSVNVSNLTTAVPNIPPPRPSKTPPSTPRKTVDLLAMEKQLKADAESLATNGYVSLETSIHKVAQAENNPETPVAPATQREITLSNSAPKYIDPQPMTTTIDQPKTRPLDQSQTCVLL; this is encoded by the exons ATGTACGGATTACTTTTGGAAGCTATAGTCGATTACATTGTCGATCATTATGGCGAAGAAACATGGGAACATATTCGAAAGACTGCAAACCTGCAGCAGACGACATTTGCAACACATCGCATTTACAGTGAGAATATCATAGAGACCTTAGCAAGGGCTGCGGCGGAGATTACAGGGGAAGACTTTGACGAGCTGATGGACGCATTTGGAGTAAGTTTTGTCGGATTCGTTGGCCAGTATGGATATGATAAAGTTCTGAAAGTTCTGGGACGCAACATGCGAGATTTTCTCAGCGGGCTTGATAACCTTCACGAGTACCTACGCTTCAGTTACCCAAAATTGAAACCGCCTTCATTTTTTGTCGAAAATGAAACACAGTCCGGTCTGACTTTGCACTACAGAAGCAAACGAAAAGGATTTGTTAACTATGTCCAGGGACAGATTCGGCAGGTTGGCCGCCTGTTTTACAACACGAAGATAACCATTAACGTTACAAGTGAATCGTGCATAGGCGATCTTACTCACGTCGTCATGCGACTAACGTTCGACAACACTGCCTACATCAAAATGTTTAGAAACATCGACCATATAACGGAATCTCTACCACTGAGGTCGGATGTATTCTTTGAATTATTCCCATTCCATATAGTCTTCAATCGGCAGCTGTTTGTCAAAAGCATCGGTGTGAGTCTAATGGCTGTCATGCCttatatcaaaggaaaattgCTCAAAGAAAACTTTCAGTTAATACGGCCACTTGTGGAGTTGACTTGGGACAGC ATAATGGCGCATACCAAcaatgtgtttgagatatcGTCAGAGGGTGGTACCATGAACCGGggtgaaaacaaaaatatagtgAAAAGAAAAG ATTGCGATGATCACACGCTTCGTTTGAAGGGACAAATGGTATTTATGCCCGAATGGGATTGT ATCATCTTCATGGGAACACCTGT GATGGAAAATCTTGAGGCCATGGACAGGGCAGGTCTATATATCAACGATTTAAGCATGCACGACTCCAGCCGAGACTTAGTTTTGGCGGGAACTCAGCAATCAGCAGAGCTCAAACTTGCCCTTGACCAG GAGCAACAAAAGAGTAAAATATTAGAGGAAAGTATGCAGAAACTTGACGAGGAGATGAAGAGGACGGATTCTCTACTCTACCAGATGATCCCCAAACCTGTAGCAGACCGACTGCGTAGTGGCGAGGAATCGATCAGCACATGCGAG GTATTTGACTGTCTGACTATCGTGTTCAGTGACGTGGTTGGGTTTACAGCCATTTGTAGTCAAATTTCCCCGATGGACGTCGTCTCCATGTTAAACGCCATGTACACCAAGTTTGATAACCTCAGCGAGCTACACAAAGTttacaag GTTGAGACCATTGGAGATGCATATATGGGGGTTGCTGGTGCTCCGAATGTGACTAAATTCCATGCCGCCAGTATTTGTAACATGGCACTTGGTATGCTTGTGACAATGTCAGATCTTATTAACCCAACTTCCGGGGAGAGCATGAAAATCAGAGTAG GTATTCACAGTGGGATGGCAGTGGCTGGTGTAGTGGGGGTTAAGATGCCACGGTATTGTCTGTTTGGGGATACTGTCAACACGGCGTCAAGGATGGAGACAAACAGTGAG gCAAACAAGATACATATCAGCGAGACTACAGCAAATGAGATATCGTCCATGCCATACAAAGTTGAGGAAAGAGGCAGTGTAGAAGTCAAG GGTAAGGGTAGAATGAAGACATATTGGCTGTTGGGTAcaacaggggaggtaattatcCCAGAATCAGAAACCCCGCCTCCCGATATAGGACGGCCAGCCTCACTAAAATCACATTCTCACCTGAATAGAGCTACATACTCCCCAGTATCTGTAGACGATAGTTTAAAATCTGGGATTTCCCCACCACCATCGAGGTCGCCAACCCCCGTTCGAAGAAGTAGAAAGAATCCAAATGATTTAAATTCAACAAACAATAACACGTCGAAAATGAAACATCTAGAAGTCAAAGAAATCGATAAGGAACAAAAAAGTAAAAGCGTCGATGTTATTAAGCAGGATTCAACCAACCAATCTGTGACTTCTAATAAAACTGAAAAGTCAGACGTAAAGGAAACGTCGAAACTAACCAAGATGGCATCTGTGTCTAAGGAGAACTCAAAAAATGAATCAAAAGCAAACggtaaagaaaaacaaaatagtgTTCCGAAAGGAAACATTTCTGCTGCTCCGGTAAACAACGGTCCAAACATCGTAAAGAAAAACGATGATAAAGAATTGTCGAGAGTCGATAAAACTGTGGCGACTGAAAAAGTCGTTGTTAAAAATGCGGCAGACGATATGCCCGAAAAGAAGGAAACATCACAGAAACCGTCTGTGAATGTGTCCAATCTCACGACGGCTGTACCAAACATTCCACCACCCCGACCGTCCAAAACACCCCCAAGTACTCCACGGAAGACGGTCGACTTACTTGCTATGGAAAAACAACTTAAAGCGGATGCAGAATCGTTGGCTACAAATGGTTATGTTTCGTTGGAAACATCAATACATAAAGTAGCACAAGCTGAAAATAACCCGGAAACACCAGTAGCGCCAGCTACCCAACGGGAGATAACTCTCTCTAACAGCGCACCTAAATATATTGACCCACAACCCATGACAACAACAATCGATCAACCGAAAACGAGGCCGTTAGATCAGAGTCAAACTTGTGTTTTACTATGA